A genome region from Coffea arabica cultivar ET-39 chromosome 7e, Coffea Arabica ET-39 HiFi, whole genome shotgun sequence includes the following:
- the LOC113701193 gene encoding chromatin structure-remodeling complex protein BSH-like produces the protein MKPLSTWGSSRNPVKFRIPTSDNLLPIRLDIEIDGQRFRDAFTWNPSDPDSEVVVFAKRTVKDLKLPPAFVTQIAQSIQSQLTEFRSYEGQDMYTGERVVPIKLDLRVNHTLIKDQFLWDLNNFESDPEEFARTFCKDMGIEDPEVGPAIAIAIREQLYEIAVQSVASAKESRMIKKGRKGFEHIPISKAGGIAVDLVKSFGNKSSVIRKRKEWDVFEPIVDLLSNEEVDALEATEERNAR, from the exons ATGAAACCGCTCTCCACTTGGGGTTCTTCCAGAAACCCTGTAAAGTTCAGAAT TCCAACTTCTGATAATCTGTTGCCTATTCGATTAGACATTGAAATTGATGGTCAAAGATTTAGAGATGCTTTCACTTGGAACCCGTCGG ATCCTGATTCAGAAGTGGTAGTATTTGCAAAAAGAACTGTAAAAGACTTGAAACTTCCTCCAGCATTTGTCACTCAGATTGCTCAATCCATCCAG tCACAGCTGACAGAGTTTCGGTCATATGAAGGACAAGATATGTATACCGGTGAGCGAGTAGTCCCCATCAAG CTTGATCTCCGTGTAAATCATACGCTTATCAAGGATCAGTTTCTATGG GACTTGAACAACTTTGAGAGTGATCCAGAAGAATTTGCAAGAACTTTCTGCAAGGATATGGGAATTGAAGACCCAGAAGTTGGT CCTGCAATTGCCATTGCCATTAGGGAACAACTTTATGAG ATTGCTGTCCAGAGTGTAGCTTCTGCAAAGGAAAGTAGAATGATAAAAAAGGGACGCAAGGGGTTTGAGCATATACCAATTAG TAAGGCAGGTGGAATTGCTGTGGACTTGGTGAAGTCATTTGGTAACAAATCGAGTGTTATACG gaaaagaaaagagtgggATGTATTTGAACCCATTGTTGACCTTTTGTCAAATGAGGAAGTGGATGCCTTAGAGGCAACAGAAGAGAGGAATGCCCGATGA
- the LOC113700865 gene encoding putative wall-associated receptor kinase-like 16 — MARKICWEIRLRIAAETAEALPYLHSAASLPIIHRNIKTVNILLDQNYTAKISDFGASRLGPLDQNQLSTMAQGTRGYLDPEVFQTFQLTEKGDVYHFGVVLVQLLAGKLPICFDRSEGEISLSNHFLSSIKQNRLIEILEEFMVSEENIEQLMQVARLAERCWNVKGEDRPSMKEVAMQLMRLAFASMNNMVPSAEDYKEPPDKPLIKPSLHFWDGIVSVS, encoded by the coding sequence ATGGCACGTAAAATTTGTTGGGAAATCCGATTGAGAATAGCTGCAGAAACTGCTGAGGCTCTCCCATATTTACACTCTGCAGCCTCACTTCCGATCATCCATAGGAACATAAAGACTGTGAACATACTCTTGGATCAAAATTACACAgccaaaatttctgattttggtGCATCAAGGTTAGGTCCGCTTGACCAAAATCAACTATCTACAATGGCGCAAGGAACTCGCGGCTATCTTGACCCTGAAGTTTTCCAAACATTTCAGCTGACAGAGAAAGGTGATGTTTATCACTTTGGAGTTGTTCTTGTTCAGCTATTGGCGGGCAAGTTGCCCATATGCTTTGATAGGTCGGAGGGTGAGATAAGTCTAAGcaatcattttctttcttcgaTAAAGCAAAATCGATTGATTGAGATTCTCGAAGAGTTCATGGTGTCTGAAGAGAATATTGAGCAGTTGATGCAAGTTGCTAGGCTAGCAGAGCGATGTTGGAATGTAAAAGGAGAGGACAGGCCTTCCATGAAAGAAGTGGCAATGCAATTGATGAGGTTGGCATTTGCATCAATGAATAATATGGTTCCAAGTGCTGAAGATTACAAAGAACCACCAGACAAACCTCTAATCAAGCCTTCACTGCACTTCTGGGACGGAATTGTATCAGTTTCCTAG